ctggggcgccacgaagtggacccccaggagcggtcgacgatccccgatccccgaagcgagcgatccctcgacaaaggtcgagatgccccgagtgtcgacagtgcgtacccagacccctcgacacttcgggaagacggggtagtaccttcgcggccccccgtggcgctcatcaccaacaacggggtagtaccttcgcggccccccgtagcgccccctcgactaaggtcgggatgccccgagggtcgaccgtagagaaccagactccctcgacctcgggaggtaccacaggtcagcaaagcgtccgcagacccgccgacctgacacaagacccctcgaccaaggttgaggtgccccgaggtccgaccactgggtctcaaactccctcgacctcgcaaagagctacaaatcaataaagtctccccaagccctctcaacctcggcgggtgctgtcgggtccgtgagaagcccgagcccccttaaagtcaaaaatgactccgcaggtcgacaaggaagggaagcagcctactccaccatgcgaagcataactctgagaatgaaagaggtacattcaactggacgccctccttgtcaaattttatttacatattactgagcggaatcttaatgttggagccttatctcgccccaaagtcgggcctcTCTAATGGGTCGGCTTAGGGTCGACCTCCTAATTACATTATGCATGCACCGTTCGTCAAGCCTCCGAAACTGGTAcagaggatttcataaattagtgcccaactcggctcttcgatgtaaactcctacgtccggctgaaaaagtggtcccggccacgaatgtGCCAGCCAAACGcgggtaccaaggcaatctctggaaacccagccttgctcaccgaagcctcggcagagtccgagaacaatAACTACGAAAACCGTCGGTAATGACCTGCCTATTGGCCCGCGCTCCCTCTGAGGGGTTTGGAGTTAAGTTCGGAgacccgactaaactccccgattagcggcacgcacagacctagtccggtcttagttaaagggctaaggcccgacctcgatgCCTTGGGACTCCCCTAAAGGCTAAACGCAATGACCTCCACGACTCCCAAATCCGAgctataggacttagagaaattttctaaaaaactcaagactcagagctcctcttcgtcgggatgactggaacccgagaaggctaagatgTAGCCCGGGAAGAAGGacaacttcgttaagcagcccggaAATTAAAATGCGAAGCTAGGCCATCGAGGCGGTTCGCTAAGGCCCTGGCCTCGGTCATGACAACAGAGGAaaagatgaacacggaatggcaaaaatactttttcattaacaaagggccggaaggccaattacaaaactggaagtcggccgctcaagggccgaccccggatacaatgaaaaagaaaagaaaaatatgctatgtcctaagcggcgggagccacatccggggggtcgtccggcacattgatgacctcaagaccttcctccggaacaggctcggggtcgggagcaggagcttcgggcaccacctccgggacagcgtccgtctcggccgccagagccacctccatgacaccgtccgcctcggctacccccgtcgaaggctcggcggggtcttgctcatatattcccgcctcggatgtcaggaTAGTGGGAAGGGCTcgcacgtcggacccccagccccggtcctccctcggacggaccgtcgagaagtcgtactgagggcagtacagGCGCACCTGCtctcggaagttctcgaagcctcgaaggaaaccgtcgaccgtctcctcctccaacatgtcgcggaactcttgcgactctttgaagagctccacggcgtgctcggctcgttcgagagccctcctctcccgggcctcaagttgctcgagtcggaggcgaagggccctctcctcatactcgagggccgcgaccctggcctggacctcccccaagcgcgcctccgtgccgcgcatggttgccttggtcatggcgtgagccgccttctcctcctcaagcgcccccaccatggcaagacgctcggcctcggtggccgcccaccgagcctcggcagcggccgacaccgcttctagctcggcgattcttttcttagccggctccagctgctggccgagctgccgaacttcttcccgatacccgtgggcgaggaacgccatggtgtcgagctcgagaatatgctgaaaaaaaaaaaaaaaaaagaagaagcgagggtattgtgagttgaaaggCACGTATGCACGCTAATAACTCCGGAAAATTAAGAAGGGAACTTACCCGGGCCGTGCTACAGTAAGCACTGCcggcgacctcctccagcgaaatcccccggaacacggcccggtccgctggaagcactgcacgccgcaacatggagcgtgcgacctcggcgtcctgaagggccgagctcccctcaggAACGGAAGAGTCTGGCTCaaccgactcttctcggaaagctcgggaagagctcggcacgatcggacccgaggtcccggagccgctcgcctcggggcctcgggcaggcctgggtcctggctgctgcggccgggcCACGGATGATTCCCCCCGCTGGGCaaggggggcagggcaaggaggggccgatgGGCTCGCACCACTGACcacccgctcccgcctcgggtcggccgCAGGGGCCCCCGtctcggggccactcgtcccggccgacgagGAAGCGCCGTCTGTCCTCGCCCTCCTCCGAGGCTGGGGATTagcccccccggcctcggcctcccgcctcctCAGGCGGGAAAAAAGCGACGTGTTACTGGTCGGCATgcggggaatatctgaaatcaaaaattttgttaagtgtcaggccagtggcagtaaaagcgaaagacaaagaatgaaaataacgtagccgcccttaccctcggggcgcgccgagctcagacccacgctcgccagggcgtcctcccgcaggagctcggtcaggtcgttgcccctcccgagggctcgcacagagtctaggatcctcagctccctccccgtgggctcggagagtctgttgagggccttcagccgtgggtgtccccacctcggctcaaacccccaaggcgccgcggacgccaggaagaaaaacttcacCTTCCACTCGTggatcgaggaaggggcgccccggaagagtgacataccgccccgaaaggcgaaatatagccaccctgcgtccgccgggttcttctttaacagaaaacaccggcggaaaaggcctaccgtgatcgggatcccgtgcccgaggcacagggacaaaaacccgattatggtcctccatgagttcggagccaactgcgccgggacgagctggtactcggccagcaagctgctcacgaactcatgggtgggaaaacgcaggcccgcccagagtgtctcgcggtaaaccgcgatccgacctgggggcggctgcgtcaccctgtcccccggccctgcggtttcaagacgaaacccgggctggaagaagaaacgggagcggATTGTCTCCAGTTCCTCCTCTGACATATTCGACCCAACTTCTTCGGGACCGAGACTCATTCTCACAGAAGAAtggagtaaaaattaagagcagaaaatggaagttggcaaggagaagaaaagaggaaactctaatgaaaacgggaagaaaacctactggacattgccAGAAATTGCTCCGGGCACCGCCGGCAAAATTCGGTTGAGGGAGaaaacaagggaaaaaaaagacgacgaaaatgaggggaagccaaacaagacctttagggcagactcgtggggtttatatagacccccctgacggcccggatcgatggggtcggttcccatcccccgatcggGCTGCGCCACGTGGCGACCTCTGAGGCCGAGGCACTGCATCCACTCCAGATCAATAAATCGAATACGAAATCAAAgtgttgtcccatcggatctcgggaccTCATTATGGGCCCACAGAATCCCATCGCCTCGAAGAATGAGCGGACggcacccccgctcccctcgtttaataaaatctgggacacgtggagccccggtGTGGCCTCCACTCCCCCGAAATTATGACCCGGTAACacgaaatcggaagcgtccgacccctggtcatgccgcgtgtccgttttgaaACCCAAAATGGCACGCTCATTGATGAGCGGGAACTCTCGATTGTGGGGCCGAGGCGCCGCCTCGTCGAACCCGAGGACCCTCATCCTGGGTCCGCCTcacaaaccaacctcggtaatcCAAGAGACACCGCCCCCGCTATAGTCGCCTCGAAAGACGTAGGGATATGGACCCCATCATTAATTCGCCGAACAAAGTaacctcgaaacgcccaagggcgcAGGTCCTGCCACGAAAATTCCAAGAAACATGAGGGTGCGGACGAAGttcgccccccaactttaacgatggactttacttcctacgtccgagcccacaagccgctcgaactcggaagtcggggggtagtgttgggggaataaggtttttcccccaaatgacacgaatgccccaaagaagccgcacaatcgtcgaccctggaaggccgaagtcggcacccgaactcggaatctccgacctaagagaaaccccaatgcccgagacctacttttgtcagccacctactacggctatacgtctccgaggtccggccagagaccgtactatgacgcccctccggcatttatggcgcatgaccgctgtgatcctccggcacactccacaataaatatggatctccagcttactccacaataaatatggatctccggcttactccacaatgaatgcggatctccggcttactccacaataaatgcggatctccggcttactccacaataaatgtggatctccggctcactcaacaattaatgcacgtgactcctgtcatctacggactcccagctctccacggcaaataagcccagcagggtctagtcaactgtgataagtctctgatctcggccatacctccgacactgatgcaataaattcgcctggtagcgtgctagttcgggttgtacaacgccctcatcgccgacatcagtgcaattattcgcctgaccaagcgccgacctgaacgacatgccgagccgtactacggcttcgccccgttacatcgcaggtaaaccgacccccggtctataaaagggggttggaaaatcgatactggggacgggcactgtttacctctactctacacgatttgccccctccctgacttgagcgtcggagggccggcgccggaagacccggccaccggctcgtgtgcaggcacccagacggaggacgccgcccactgtcggatcgtcgcccagccgcgggaatcagccgctccttctcgccgatcgccccagacggaggacgccgcccgtcgacggaccaccgccccgccgtgagtaaccacctcccgctccctctcctcgaccgaagattgcccccgggtccaatttccagcaacagtatccataaaatttaattatccgaTTTATGTTTGTGCATATCTTCCCAACAAAAAATTTCTTATAATTCGATAGATAAATGGTAGTTATTTGTAGGAAAAGGTCAgagattttttgattttttttgaaacactttctaagaCTAGTTCTTCGTAGACCTTCTCTTTGAGAAGGATAGTTACTTTGTAGATCATTTTACTCCTTGTATCACTGGGCTAGTCTACTTTTATGTATTCAAAAAGCCAATTGTTAACCTTTTACAAAAATGCCATGGGATACTACGATTTGCATGCCAAATGGAGACGCAATGAGAATGCCACCTGGCTTCGACCAGGCTCTTTCAAAAGGGAGAGAAGGGCCAACTTGTTGGCTATTGTTACTTGACAATAGGAGGCCATTTATGGGTGAGCTTGAGATGTCAAGTAAATAGATGGTGGCCTAACATTAATcggcatgaaaaaaaaaaatacttgtcTCGAAATTAAATGAGAGAGGATGACAAATAAATAGATGTGCAGAAGCATTCTGCGAAATAGAGTAGACTCGACAATCATgaagttaaaatttaaatttcctaTGAAGTATGAGTTGTTGAACTAATTTATTATATGAAGATAGGTGAGAGATATGATATGGATTCGCATCATACTTTTTGAGCAAATTTTATCACTATGATATATATAAATTGCATACATTTTCAATTTATGTTTCATCAACCCTAGAACTTCCATTAAATAACTTGGTATTGTCAAATTCAGTTATTACATAAGGATGAGTTAGGATGGTGCTAATTAGGTCGATTGGGTCGGTCAACCAAGCCGAACAAAAAATGGGCTCACTCGTACCTCAAGGGCCCATTTTTTGAggataaaaaatttatatagaaacctatattttttggataaatattttttagacaatatttaaataaaaaacaatttatttatattgttttataCATCGAAAAGTAGTTTTGGAATTCCTTACCCATATTTTCCATAATACATTTTGTTGGGAGAAAAATGGATCACTCAAAGCACATGGTCAAATCGCCGGTACTTGATAACAAACGTGACGACAGCAAGCATACTCTCAGAGCGCCTAACCTCAGAACATTCGGTCTCGGCACCAGCGACTCCAAAGCTCACAACCTCGATCTCGGCTGAGTTAAGCCTGATCGACCTCAAGGCCGAGAAAGAACCAGTCAAAGGGAGAAGCAGGCCTCCCCACTCCACCGAAAATCAAGTCCTCCTCCTTCTCATCCGGGATCAAATCCCGCGATCTCCGCCTCAACGACTGTCAACATTTAAATGCACACGATCTCAACGGATCGCCAGCCAGCCCAAAATCTCGGGTCGTttacggtaacccattaattcataCGATCACGTCCAATTGCtacggcaactcattaattcgcACGATCACGTCCAATCATAGGTAACCCCTACACCCCCTCCTTAAAAGGAGGAAGAACTCGAGGCAAGGGAAAGTTTTTTCCCTTCGCCCTCGGTCATTATTTTTTTCGATTATTTCTCCACTATTTCTCTCCATTAAAGactccctctgacttaggcatcggaagtCCGACGCCGGAACCCCCGGCCactggcttcttgcaggtccgccGGAGACAGCCGTCCGCCGCCGCACCACcagccggagctcctccccctCGGTCCACGGTTGCCTCCGGgtctaatttccagcaacacattttattatatgattattattatatacTAATATAAGGTTAGGAGCATTTTagagataaaataaatagaTTATTTTACCGGTTGATGGTAAAATGATTCCCCACCTTGCAGGTGGGTTAGTCTTTCCGTTCATTTGATGAATAAATATTGTCTTAGAGAAGCATGAGAACATAAGTTGAAAACCAGTTGCATCCCCCTCCAACCAATCATATATCCTGCGAAGGACTTGAAGAGCGTATGGAGCCTGTCAATAACAACTATAACAATCacaattagcaattagatatgATGGGGTTGAGGCCAAAACCGATTGAAATAGGGTAAGCTTTCTGGCCTGAAATAGGTGCTTCCACTTCCAACCCCCAACCTTGCATTTAGTTTCTCAAATAAAGAGTAAAAATCAGCCACCTTTAACTGCTTGCCAAAGATCGAAATGCCAAAGTAATTCTAACTCCCTCTTTTAAAGCTAATTTGTAACTTCCGCCTAGCATTCACTTGAggtgtttcttcttttttttttcaattgggTAACTTTCAAGCTCTACGACATGGTTGTAAAAGTACAGTACGTCGGGGGAATAATAGATCTACAAACAGGTcggtcaaaataaaaaaattattttcaagaaaaaatttgACCAAATATGTCTTCAAATTTGAGAAGAATTAGATGAAGCAATCAAAGACAAAGTCGTGTAGATTTTAAAATCTACCTTCTATAGAATTTTAGTTGTTTAGTAATGATTTACACTAATTAGAAGAAAAATACAACTTGAATTGTGAAAGAATAAGCTTTCCTAATATAAGTAGAAATTTTGTAgctctattttattatttattaataaaaaagatAGGAGATCTAGATcctaattttgtttattttttatttttgattttttttaaaacaggTTTGAGTTGAAAAGATTGAAGAGATTTCTTCCATCTCCCGGTCTTGATCAGAAAATTTGCTAATCTTACTAGCCACCGAACTAAGCCATCTCCAACTAGATTTCACTTCATGTCGCATGTATCTCCAACTAGAAATTTCTTATAGTTTGAAAGATAAATGGTACATTTTTATGGGTCATGAAGCACTTAGGTTCCATGCATTTGTGTGAAGGAGAAATTTCTTTATGGTACTTGAAAAGCTTCCATATGCCCAATTTGGAAACATAAAAAATTCTAGAATTAGGCTTGTGTAGGATACACTCGTAGAGTAGACCTCAAAAATACTGGCTAGTTAAttatgttgctggaaattggacccgggggcggccatCGGCTGAGGAGGAGAAGCTCCGGCGCGAGAATGGCGGGTGGCAGTCCGTCGGCGGACGGATCCTCTGGGAGACCTACAAAATGCCGGTggtcggggtttccggcgccggcccccgatgcttaagttagaggggggcttaattttggagaaggagaagaactgTATGTAGAAGTCTCCAGCCTCCCTCGGGAGGAAGAAGTTCTCCTTTTTATAAGGggagtggcagggttacctgtgatgtgactgggcgaattaatgggttaccgccacgattggacgtgggcgtgtgaagtaatgagttgccgtggatggcccgttcccatcatggaaGGAGATGACGCGCAGTGCAGTCCATTCTTGGaaatggtgaggcgttgacagtcgtagcagggtatggtccctggttgatatgtcgtggcgtggccagcaagtaaagcatggtgcggtgaggctgctgcagggcatggccgcagtatgtggacgacgaggtcgaccttctgaggtcagctcggccttctgtgctcgaccttctggtctcggccttctgtgctcggccttctgggctcggcagccttctgtgctcggccttctaagctcggcagccttttgagctcggccttctgagctcggcagccttctgagctcggcagcctgcatgagctcggcagccttctgtgctcggccttctgagctcggcagccttttgagctcggcctTTCGAGCTCGACTTGGATAAtcttggcagccttctgtgctcggctttctgagctcggcagcctggatgagctcggcagccttctgagctcggcagcctgcatgagctcggccttgctatcggatttgggtgctttaattgtatttgtggggtggtccatttttccccccaacactacccccgactttcgagttcgagctgctttttggctcgggcgaaggtTAGTCCAGTCGTtgatcatcctgtaatatagccaaatatatatggagatgtgcgtgccaagtagggtgtacctctcatgcagttggagttaagtgcttcaggtcgactcagtagccttctttggcttatggtcgactcagcagggtgcccccactcagatctgGGCGTGTTGTCGTAGGAGGCGTCGAACGGCGTTGACATGGCGTCGAATATCGTcgagtgtcgtcgaatggcgtcgaatgtcgttgaATTGGCATCCCGAGCTTAGTCGGGGCATCATTGGAGACAGATACAGGAGACGGACTTCGTCCATTGGCGATCGTGCGTCCTTATTCGGAGCGGGGCGATGTTGGAGATAGAGATACCCGTAGatcgttttttggattctccgacctggaaatagataaaatattggaattatttgaagccaaagtggcatcctgtaccttttggagatattttgatggcttccaaacttcgaagtccctcaggacttggcttagcactagctttctttggctcgattttctggaggaggtgttctgcattcgggcttctgagctcaggcttcggagctcggcagccttctgagctcggcggccttctgagctcggcggccttcggagctcgacggccttctgagctcggtatTCTGTGCTCAGCAGCCTTctaagctcggcagccttctgagctcggccttctaagctcggcattttgtgctcggcagccttctaagCTCGGCCTTCTAAGCTTGGCTTGgattgcatgagctcggccttctggaccATGAGAGGATTTAACTTCATAGTACTTTCTTGGGGTGGAATCTTCTATGAATCTAGTCGGAGGAGCGCTCATCCTTTGGAAGGcatacaaaataaggcatcAGCCGAGCTTTCATTATGTACTAAAATCCTTTTTAAAGCCTTGCAATGATGAGGAAAATAGCTACAGTGTCGTCATAAAGAGGGCTCAACACTCTTTTGGTCTTCATCGAAAAAGGAGATGACTTTCGTAGTGCACGTATGCTTTGAGTAATCTCCTTCTTCCGAGCTCGATGCTTCAAGTGCCTCTACTCGCCCGCCCTCTGATGATATTGTTGATGCCCGCGAGAGGTCAGTTGTCGTCCCGCTCCTCACGCGGCACTAGTTTTTGTTGCTCAGGCTCTCTCCTGTAGGCATGATCACGGACAAAACAACTCAACCGACCTCGACGGACAAGTGCCTCGTTCTCATCACGGAGCTCGTAAcaatcctccgtatcatggccacgatctcggtggaagTGGCAGTACTTTTTCGAGTGCTTCCGCGACTCTATCGGTCGCATCCTCCACGGAGGTCGGAGGTAGCCttgaccctcaatctccatgaagatctctgctcgggtggatgtgaggGGAGTGTATGTCTGAAACTTTTGGAGGGGAGACCTCGAGTGAGCTAGGCTCTTGggccaaggaggctctttctCATGCCAGGGGGATCTGCTGCTTGGTTGGGAGCACTCCTCGTGGCGCGTCTTCTGCATCTTGGCAGGTTGTTCGGCTGCCTCTCgccgagaggccatggcttcctcagccttggcgtacttgcgaGCTCGAGCCAACATTTCAACAAAGTCGGTGGGGAAGCTCTTCTTGATGGAGAAGGGAAATTTGTAGGACCGAGTTCCAGTCTTCAATGCCGatatggcgattgactggtcgagatcgcgaacctcccatgtggctgAGGTAAAGCGACTGATGTAGTCTtttaaggattctccctccttctgcttgatggcgAAGAGGGAGTCTGAGGTCCGGCGCTGACGCCGGCTAGCGGCAAAATGGGTGGCGAGCTGCCTGCCCAGCTGTTCAAAGGAGAGAATCGAGTTGGGCTTTAATCCAGAGAACCAAAGACGAGCTGCCTTGCGGAGAGTTGCTGGGAAGGCTTTGCAGAGTTGAGCGTTtgtggctccttggagtgtCATAAGGGCCTTGTAGCTCTGCAAATGATCCAGAGGATCGGATGAGCCATCATATGGCTCAATCtgtggcatcttgaacctctggGGGATTGATTCATCCATGATCTATTGAGGGAATGGAGACTCTGTTGTAAAGTCAAGGTCAACGTCTCGCTTTGGGCCTCGGTCTTGAAGCATTTGTATCTGTCGCTCCAAGTCCTCGACTTTTCTGCCGAGCTCGGGTGGGGCTCCTGTTGCAACTTGGCATGAGATAGACCCCGCCTCAGATGGGTGCTCTCGTACTCGAGGCGTCAGGCTTCGGCGCGAGCTCTTAGGATAATGGATGCGTGACAAGCCCTCCCAGCTTGGGGGTCGAGCTCAGTGGGAACTTCGGTGGTGGCGACGTTCTACAGAGAAATGACGTCGCGAGCGGCGTCCTAAGGACTCATGCTCGTGAGAAGGGAGTAGAGGTCGGTCTTCTGCTTGCTGTAGACCTTGAACGGCCGCAGTGAGTGCTTGGACTTGTTGAACAAGCAGGTTGAACTGCTCTGGTTGAACTTGGGGAACTGGATCCGCCGGAGGCCTTTGTGATGGGttctggattgagtgtccaggGCTTGGTACGCGATGCCGGGAggcgttagaggctcccttactccttagcttcatggccacgactcgggcccttcctctagcgccaactgttgctggaaattggacccgggggcggccgttggctgaggaggaggagctctggCGCGAGaatggcgggtggcggtccgtcggcggacgGATCCTCTGGGAGACCTGCAAAATGCcgatggccggggtttccggcgccggccctccgatgcttaagtcagaggggggcttaattttggagaaggagagggactgtATGTAGAAGTCTCCAGCCTTCCTcgggaggaagaagttcccctttTCATAGGGggagtggcagggttacctgtgatgtgactgggcgaattaatgggttaccgtcacgattggacgtgggcgtgtgaagtaatgagttgccgtggatggcccgttcccatcatggaaggagatggcgcgcagtgcagtccattcttgggaatggtgaggcgttgacagtcgtagcagggtatggtctctggttgatatgtcgtggcgtggccagcaagtaaagcatggtgcggtgaggctgctgcagggcatggccgcagcatgtggacgacgaggtcggccttctgaggtcagctcggccttctgagctcggcagccttttgaactcggccttctggtctcggccttctgtgctcggccttctgagctcgacagccttctgtgctcggccttctaagctcggcagtcttttgagctcggcagccttctgtgctcggccttctgagctcggcctggatgatctcggcagccttctgtgctcgccTTTCTGAGttcggcagcctggatgagctcggcagcctgcatgagctcggccttgctatcggatttgggtgctttaattgtatttgtggggtggtccatttttccccccaacaaaTTAGATATGCATGAATCCGGATGTGTATGTATATGATACTCTGTGTTGCATGTCCTATACTATTTATACTACTTGTTCTTGCGAGTTTGCCCGCCTTGAGCAGCGGACGTAATCAAATGATCAGGAATCCGGGCCAAATAAGCGGTTTTCGAAACAAACAGCCGAATATAGCATTTGGTAATTGAAGGCGTGCAATGTAGGCGGCAAAAATAGCTACTGGCGGTTAGCAAGGTGCAAGACCCCCTACAGATGGGAGGCATCCCGGCCCGAACGGCCCCCCTGAACCAAAACCCACCATTTTTTCGCTCTCCAAAACCCACAACCGCTCCACCCATTTCTCTTCCTATCTCCCGCTCCCTTcatctctccccctcccccaccGAAGGGAAGGGACCAGGCCATCCTATACCTAACCAAAAAATCCGACACCcaataagagaagagaagaagcaaAGAAAACAGCCACCACCCCCACTGCCTTTCTTCGGTCCTAGCATTCCTCCTTCTGCATGGCTCCGCGCCTCGCattcctcctcctgctgctgGTGGCCGCCTGCGTCAGCAAGTCGTCGGCTCTCAACGCCGTGGGCTCCGAGGTCCCGGTGGGCCTCGCGGACTTCATTGCCGCCCGGGGGGATGGCACGTGCGACGGTCTCCT
This is a stretch of genomic DNA from Phoenix dactylifera cultivar Barhee BC4 chromosome 9, palm_55x_up_171113_PBpolish2nd_filt_p, whole genome shotgun sequence. It encodes these proteins:
- the LOC120112020 gene encoding uncharacterized protein LOC120112020; the encoded protein is MDESIPQRFKMPQIEPYDGSSDPLDHLQSYKALMTLQGATNAQLCKAFPATLRKAARLWFSGLKPNSILSFEQLGRQLATHFAASRRQRRTSDSLFAIKQKEGESLKDYISRFTSATWEVRDLDQSIAISALKTGTRSYKFPFSIKKSFPTDFVEMLARARKYAKAEEAMASRREAAEQPAKMQKTRHEECSQPSSRSPWHEKEPPWPKSLAHSRSPLQKFQTYTPLTSTRAEIFMEIEGQGYLRPPWRMRPIESRKHSKKYCHFHRDRGHDTEDCYELRDENEALVRRGRLSCFVRDHAYRREPEQQKLVPREERDDN